In Isosphaera pallida ATCC 43644, the sequence GTGATCGCCGCGAAGGTGGGCCCCCCGTTTTTCTCGCGGATCCCGGTGATATCCAGGTCGGCGACGGGTTTGACGTGCTGACCCGGCGTCTTGCGGTTGGGAGTCCAGGCGGTGGTGAAGCCGGTTTGATGCACCGCGCCGTCGGACCACTCCTTATGGGCGAAGTTGCGTCCACAACCACTGGAAAGATACTCCGGCACGAGTGCGTTGGGATCGGCGTTGATGGGAGGAATCGCCGCGGGATTCTGAACGTTGGCCAACGGGCCGCAGTCGCGCAACAACGGATGCTTGGCTTTAACGTCGGAAGCCACCATCGTATTGCTCAGACCGTCGGTGAACTCGGCCAACCGACGGCTTCGATTGGGCCCAAAGGCCGAACGAGTCTGCATCCCGCCAATCCCGCCGAAGACGAACCAATCGCCCATAGCAAAACCATAGTTGGTGATGTTGCCAAACTCGTTGGGGAACGGCGTCTGGTCCACTTCGCTGGGGCAGACGAAAATGGCGATCTTCATGACCGCAATCGTCGTGTTGATCGGCGAATCGCCGGGAAAGTGGAAGTTGATCCCATTGAAGATGGGACCCTGCTCCAACAGCGGCAGCAATCGACCGTGGACACTCCAGCCCAACCAAAGCGTCACCGTGTTCCCCTGCCCCGCAATGATGCTCGACGGTGGGAACGTCCCCGCGATCGACTCGTAATTGTGCAGCCCCAACCCCAGCTGCTTGAGGTTGTTGATACATTGCGCCCGACGCGCCGCCTCGCGTGCCGCTTGCACCGCCGGTAGCAACAACGCGATCAACACCGCGATGATGGCGATGACCACCAACAGCTCGATCAGGGTGAACCCCTTGCGATCGGTTCCACTCATTCCTCAAATCCCCTTCGCTCACCAGCTCATCACGCTCGTGGTTCGGACCACCCCAGCCGCCGCGCGACTTGACCGGAGAGATTCCCAAACCCCAAACTGGACCACAAGCGAAGGTTTGATGAAATTTTCGGAGTCCTCGTTCCGGTTTGCTTGAGCTTGGGCGTAAGGGGACAGGGCCTTCGAGGTCGCTTGGAGGAAGATCATTCCCACTCAATCGTGCCGGGGGGTTTGCTGGTGATATCGTAGGCGACTCGGTTGACACCTGGGACCTCGTTGACGATCCGGGTGGAAACCTTGGCGAGCAGGTCATGGGGCAATCGGGACCAGTCGGCGGTCATGAAGTCGTCAGTATCGACGGAACGGAGGACGATGGTTTCGTCATAGGTTCGACCGTCGCCCATGACGCCGACCGACTTGACCGGCAGAAGCACGGCGAAGGCCTGGCCGGTGCGGTCGTAGAGGCCCGCAGCGCGGAGTTCCTCCAGGAAGATCGCGTCGGCGCGTCGGAGGATTTCGAGGCGGCGAGGTTCGACCGGCCCCAAGCAGCGAACCGCCAAACCGGGACCCGGAAAGGGGTGGCGGCCAACAAACCAGGCGGGCAAACCGAGTTCGATCCCGAGCTTGCGGACCTCGTCCTTGAACAGGTCGCGCAAGGGTTCGATCAGTTCCAGACCCAACTCGGCGGGCAGACCTCCAACGTTGTGGTGATGTTTGATCGTGGCCGCTGGGCCGTCGGCTCCCCCTCCGCTCTCAATCACGTCGGGATAGAGCGTCCCTTGCGCCAGAAAACGGGCGTGGGGGATGGCAGCGGCTTCGTTGCGGAAGAGTTCAATGAATAAATGGCCGATTCGGATGCGTTTTTCCTGGGGATCGGTGACGCCTTGGAGCCGTTCCAGGAAGCGGTCGGCTGCGTCGATGACCCGCAATTCGACGGCGAAGTGGTCGCGGAAGGCGGCGACGACTGCGTCGCGCTCGCCGGCCCGTAACAACCCGTTGTCCACCAGCACGCAGACCACCCGATCGCCGATGGCCCGCGCCAGAAGCGCCGCGGCGACCGCTGAATCCACCCCACCGGAGAGTCCGCAGACCACCCGGCCCTCCTCGCCGACCTGGCAACGAATCCGTTCGACGGCCCGCTCCAGAAAGGTGCCCATGTTCCAGTCACCCGGAGCGTGGCACACCCGCTTGAGAAAATTGCTGAGAATGGTTTGGCCGTATTCAGTGTGAACCACCTCGGGATGAAACTGAAGTCCATAGATTGGTCGATCGGTTTTGACGACCGCCGCCAGTGGGCAATCGCCCGAGCGCGCGAGAGCCCGAAATCCATTCGGAAGCTCGCGCACCTGATCGCCGTGACTCATCCAGACGATCGATTCGGGGGGAACTCCGGTAAAGAGTGGATCGTTGGCTGCCGATTCGAGCAAATGCAAGTGAGTGCGGCCATATTCCCGGGTTTCAGCGGAGCGGACCCCGCCCGGCGTTCCCAGCGCGTCGCACAGCAGTTGCATTCCATAGCAGACTCCCAGGATCGGCACACC encodes:
- a CDS encoding DUF1559 domain-containing protein, coding for MSGTDRKGFTLIELLVVIAIIAVLIALLLPAVQAAREAARRAQCINNLKQLGLGLHNYESIAGTFPPSSIIAGQGNTVTLWLGWSVHGRLLPLLEQGPIFNGINFHFPGDSPINTTIAVMKIAIFVCPSEVDQTPFPNEFGNITNYGFAMGDWFVFGGIGGMQTRSAFGPNRSRRLAEFTDGLSNTMVASDVKAKHPLLRDCGPLANVQNPAAIPPINADPNALVPEYLSSGCGRNFAHKEWSDGAVHQTGFTTAWTPNRKTPGQHVKPVADLDITGIREKNGGPTFAAITARSHHPGGVNVLFGDGSVKFIKDTINGETWRALGTVAGGEVISADAY
- the guaA gene encoding glutamine-hydrolyzing GMP synthase, which gives rise to MTSTSQPASQRSSSESLVDRVSPRPVLVFDFGSQYVQLLARRAREAGTLAMIVRHDLPVERVRELNPIGLILSGGPASVYDPSAPRCDPRIFDLGVPILGVCYGMQLLCDALGTPGGVRSAETREYGRTHLHLLESAANDPLFTGVPPESIVWMSHGDQVRELPNGFRALARSGDCPLAAVVKTDRPIYGLQFHPEVVHTEYGQTILSNFLKRVCHAPGDWNMGTFLERAVERIRCQVGEEGRVVCGLSGGVDSAVAAALLARAIGDRVVCVLVDNGLLRAGERDAVVAAFRDHFAVELRVIDAADRFLERLQGVTDPQEKRIRIGHLFIELFRNEAAAIPHARFLAQGTLYPDVIESGGGADGPAATIKHHHNVGGLPAELGLELIEPLRDLFKDEVRKLGIELGLPAWFVGRHPFPGPGLAVRCLGPVEPRRLEILRRADAIFLEELRAAGLYDRTGQAFAVLLPVKSVGVMGDGRTYDETIVLRSVDTDDFMTADWSRLPHDLLAKVSTRIVNEVPGVNRVAYDITSKPPGTIEWE